One segment of Thermodesulfobacteriota bacterium DNA contains the following:
- a CDS encoding ATP-binding protein, translating into MGKRVCDNCKGKKYEIFQKGKFARAIICERCRSVCDKCGGDGVVFKRGENNYTYANKCDCTMLENRAVLFNEAVIPAQFAQVTLEDFQITHHTQEEARTNSQKFVDSYPIQERGLLFMGPVGVGKTHLAVGIIKKLTLEKGFSCKFVDFFHLLADIKEGYSAGKSDKEIIEPFVKAPVLVIDELGKGRNNEWESNILDQIISNRYNNSNELVTIITTNYTTRKDSTLSLTRTKTKKDLLTSTKDKNYEKEVLQETLQERVGERIFSRLVEICKMIEVKGEDFRTLKYKEDDL; encoded by the coding sequence GTGGGAAAGCGGGTTTGTGATAATTGTAAGGGCAAAAAGTATGAGATTTTCCAGAAGGGGAAATTTGCCAGGGCAATAATATGCGAAAGGTGCCGCAGTGTTTGTGATAAATGTGGCGGAGATGGAGTTGTCTTTAAAAGGGGTGAAAATAACTATACATATGCCAATAAATGTGACTGTACTATGTTAGAAAATAGGGCAGTGCTTTTTAACGAGGCAGTGATCCCTGCTCAATTTGCCCAGGTTACCCTGGAGGACTTTCAGATTACTCACCATACCCAAGAAGAAGCTCGAACCAATTCTCAGAAGTTTGTGGATTCATATCCTATACAGGAGAGAGGGTTGCTCTTTATGGGACCGGTAGGGGTGGGAAAGACCCATCTGGCTGTGGGTATTATAAAGAAATTAACCCTAGAGAAGGGCTTTAGCTGTAAGTTTGTTGACTTTTTCCATCTCCTGGCAGATATAAAAGAAGGATATTCCGCGGGAAAATCTGATAAGGAAATAATAGAGCCGTTTGTAAAAGCCCCTGTTCTGGTTATAGATGAATTGGGAAAGGGCAGGAATAATGAATGGGAATCCAACATCCTGGATCAGATAATCTCTAATAGATATAATAATTCAAATGAGCTGGTTACTATAATTACCACTAATTACACCACAAGGAAAGATTCTACCTTGAGTTTAACCAGAACCAAGACGAAGAAGGATCTTTTAACTTCAACCAAGGATAAAAATTATGAGAAGGAAGTCTTGCAGGAGACCTTACAGGAGAGGGTGGGAGAGAGGATCTTTTCAAGATTGGTGGAAATATGCAAAATGATAGAAGTGAAGGGGGAGGACTTCAGGACCTTAAAATATAAAGAGGATGACTTGTGA
- a CDS encoding HAD family phosphatase: protein MKFKLAIFDLDGTLTKERSLWEFIHKSIGKWYGFAEEYQTQFFNNEISYEEFCRLDAQVWKGMSIKELKTIVESVPLYEGIGLLTSHLKNRGIKLSLISSGLSVLSDMVKERYAFDYAIANDLLCNNGTLTGEVCINVNFDKKALWAERVMNKYKTKREEVIAIGDSPGDKELFEIAGFSVAFNPSSKELNSIADVIVSSDNISDIIPKLPF from the coding sequence GTGAAATTTAAACTTGCTATATTTGACCTAGACGGTACTTTAACCAAAGAAAGAAGTCTATGGGAATTTATACACAAAAGCATAGGCAAGTGGTACGGCTTTGCAGAGGAGTATCAGACTCAATTTTTTAACAATGAGATATCCTACGAGGAATTCTGCAGGCTGGATGCTCAAGTCTGGAAGGGGATGAGCATTAAGGAACTTAAAACTATTGTTGAATCTGTGCCATTATACGAAGGCATCGGACTTCTCACTTCACACCTTAAGAATCGTGGGATTAAATTATCCCTAATATCGTCAGGGCTTTCTGTCCTGTCTGACATGGTCAAAGAAAGGTATGCCTTTGATTATGCCATAGCAAATGACTTACTCTGTAATAATGGTACCCTGACCGGAGAAGTCTGCATAAATGTTAATTTCGACAAAAAGGCTCTATGGGCTGAAAGGGTAATGAATAAATACAAGACAAAAAGGGAGGAGGTCATTGCTATTGGTGATAGTCCGGGAGATAAGGAGTTGTTCGAGATAGCAGGGTTCTCAGTAGCCTTTAATCCGTCTTCTAAAGAGTTAAATAGTATCGCTGATGTTATCGTC